Proteins from one Bombyx mori chromosome 1, ASM3026992v2 genomic window:
- the LOC134199067 gene encoding uncharacterized protein LOC134199067, producing MVIDRASQLIRTGELSNVEFVGEFIYLGSLLTDQGGSKREIKRRTQMAKAAMSKLTRIWQDRKVSNATKMRLVRTLVFSIFLYGADSWTARTTERKKIEALVGSDNCAHWTLCCERPERSRKPKQMEADGTKSHEGLSGTRPSAMKYSIKKKNHS from the exons ATGGTTATTGATAGGGCTAGTCAACTCATTAGGACAGGCGAACTCTCGAACGTAGAATTTGTTGGAGAGTTTATTTACCTCGGATCTCTACTTACTGACCAGGGAGGAAGCAAACGGGAGATCAAGAGAAGGACTCAAATGGCCAAAGCTGCGATGAGCAAGCTTACACGTATTTGGCAGGACAGAAAAGTCTCCAATGCTACCAAGATGAGACTAGTCCGGACGTTGGTTTTCTCGATTTTCCTCTATGGTGCAGATTCGTGGACGGCTCGAACAACAGAGCGGAAAAAAATAGAagcgttggtcggatcagataactgcgctcactggactctctgttgcgaacgccctgagagaagccgaaaaccgaagcaaatggaagctgacggtacaaagagccacgaagggctttcagggacacgaccttcagcaatgaagtattcgattAAGAAGAAGAATCATAG ttag
- the LOC105842155 gene encoding uncharacterized protein LOC105842155 — MLVPRLMGTAGALTRLLPNIGGCSAGIRRLYLGVVRSMALYGAPVWSPALTARSPALLLRAQRALAVRVIRGYRTISQDVACALAGSFPWDLEAEILAATYRRRTQSSTRERTPGMSAVDRWRHAVRSMAYAKWRERLLEELGRTSATR; from the coding sequence ATGCTGGTTCCGAGGCTGATGGGGACGGCGGGTGCGCTGACCCGTCTTCTTCCCAATATCGGTGGATGCAGCGCCGGTATCCGGCGACTGTACCTGGGGGTGGTGCGcagtatggccctgtacggtgctcccgtgtggtcgcccgcacttACCGCGCGAAGCCCGGCTCTGCTGCtcagagctcagcgggcgctcgctgtgagggtcatcagggggtaccgcacCATCTCTCAGGATGTGGCCTGTGCCCTCGCCGGATCCTTTCCGTGGGACCTCGAAGCTGAAATCTTAGCCGCGACATACCGACGGAGAACACAGTCCTCGACTCGGGAACGGACACCCGGCATGTCAGCTGTCGATCGGTGGAGGCATGCTGTGCGTAGTATGGCGTATGCCAAATGGAGAGAGCGCTTGCTGGAGGAGCTCGGCCGAACTTCGGCTACTCGTTAG